Proteins encoded within one genomic window of Siniperca chuatsi isolate FFG_IHB_CAS linkage group LG4, ASM2008510v1, whole genome shotgun sequence:
- the zmp:0000001167 gene encoding protein phosphatase 1 regulatory subunit 12A isoform X3 produces MAATDASRSEAAKQRRQDQLQRWLGSETDRTGSEARETLSGSVTRRAKVRFAQGAVFMAACSAGDREEVAALLRQGADINHANIDGLTALHQACIDENAEMVQFLVESGSDVNRGDNEGWTPLHAAASCGFIQITKYLIEHGAHVGAVNSEGELPLDVATEDAMERLLKAEIKKQGIDVDKARKEEERIMLQDAMAVLAGGGTLTPHPNTKATALHVAAAKGYIEVLKVLLQCGVDVDSMDIDGWTPLHAAAHWGQEEVCIQLADNMCDMGAVNNVGQTPLDVADESLADTLEQLQKKQNALRSLKEKQTPVIEPGPQISMVPVRTRSKEKICLHEREKHPSPALPSSPAEDEEEEGQTGQSQSQSQGKASSSSSSEEESESESDAESEKVKSREIINNLNNKRNATSLLPTSMSTSTAASQAKKQDPSKPPATEAPGSWRTSLRKAGSSVTLGSAGLPDSSQDPSRPPDTGLGMIRSASSPRLSSEADTKEPRLARVPPIPTRRLFSIPDSSPDNSNSWLSRSSSYTRRLHSQSGNDLTSSTPSLLLSSSYGKRLDDPTVTSASTGTSSTGLSRFNSVLGQRLPQEQTEKKDQSAVSNSQSTTTGEQETKQRRKSYLTPVRDEEAEAQRKARSRHARQSRRSTQGVTLTDLQEAEKTMKTDNKGRDKKEEEEKEKEAKAKKGEEGEVSWRSRIASLQKSDLLGLTQPTGTPRPQTSDRRDVEASTGESETERWARERRERRQARARRKAQRTGESDDNDPSGEEEFSGSGLDPQTDQHLSSRSDISYNDCTQGEGSETKDFKKLFEEVSRENSQLQSQLQDTQRIVSQTRLDLEKATQRQERFTDCSALLDLERKDRRMLERRMAELEEELKVLVDLRADNQRLKDENGALIRVISKLSK; encoded by the exons ATGGCGGCCACTGACGCTTCCCGGTCCGAAGCTGCCAAACAGCGACGGCAGGATCAGCTACAGCGATGGCTGGGCTCGGAGACGGATCGGACGGGATCGGAGGCCCGGGAAACATTGAGCGGTTCAGTGACGCGGCGGGCGAAAGTCCGATTCGCCCAAGGAGCCGTGTTTATGGCCGCCTGCTCCGCCGGAGACCGGGAGGAGGTGGCAGCTCTTCTCCGCCAGGGAGCTGACATCAACCACGCCAACATAGACGGACTGACAGCGCTTCATCAG GCCTGCATTGATGAAAATGCTGAGATGGTGCAGTTTCTGGTGGAGAGCGGGAGTGACGTCAACAGAGGGGACAACGAGGGCTGGACTCCTCTGCACGCTGCAGCATCCTGCGGCTTCATCCAGATCACTAA ATACCTGATAGAGCACGGCGCTCACGTCGGGGCGGTGAACAGTGAAGGAGAGCTTCCTCTTGACGTGGCCACAGAAGACGCCATGGAGAGACTTCTCAAAGCTGAAATCAAAAAACAAG GAATAGACGTGGACAAGGccagaaaggaggaggagaggatcaTGCTCCAGGACGCCATGGCGGTGCTGGCAGGAGGTGGCACTCTCACACCTCACCCAAACACCAAGGCGACCGCTCTGCACGTTGCCGCTGCCAAAGGCTACATCGAAGTCCTGAA GGTGCTGTTACAGTGTGGGGTGGATGTGGACAGCATGGACATAGACGGGTGGACGCCCCTGCATGCAGCAGCTCACTGGGGGCAGGAGGAGGTCTGCATCCAGCTTGCTGACAACATGTGTGATATGGGTGCCGTCAACAATGTG GGCCAAACACCTCTAGACGTTGCAGATGAGAGCCTTGCGGACACACTGGAGCAGCTACAGAAGAAACAGAACGCT TTACGCAGCttgaaagagaaacagactcCTGTTATTGAGCCGGGCCCGCAAATCTCCATGGTACCAGTACGCACACGCAG TAAAGAGAAGATCTGCCTCCATGAGCGCGAGAAGCACCCGTCTCCTGCCCTGCCGAGCAGCCCggctgaggatgaggaggaggaaggccaGACGGGACAGAGTCAATCTCAGAGCCAGGGGAAGGCCTCCAGTAGCTCCAGCTCGGAGGAGGAGAGCGAATCCGAGAGCGATGCAGAGTCCG AGAAAGTGAAAAGCAGAGAGATTATCAACAACTTGAACAACAAACGCAACGCCACCAGCCTGCTTCCTACCTCCATGTCAACGAGTACTGCTGCAAGCCAAGCGAAAAAG CAGGACCCAAGCAAGCCCCCAGCCACTGAGGCCCCAGGATCCTGGAGAACGTCTCTGAGGAAGGCAGGCAGCTCGGTGACTCTGGGCTCAGCCGGACTGCCCGACTCCAGCCAGGACCCCAGCAGACCTCCAGACACTGGCCTGGGAATGATCCGCTCTGCCTCCAGCCCCCGCCTCAGCTCTGAGGCTGACACCAAG GAGCCGAGGCTGGCTCGGGTACCGCCCATTCCAACACGGAGACTCTTCAGTATTCCAGACAGCAGCCCTGACAACTCCAACAG tTGGCTAAGCCGTAGCTCCTCTTACACACGGCGCCTTCATAGTCAATCAGGGAATGATCTCACTAGTTCCACCCCCTCTTTGCTTCTCAG CTCATCTTATGGAAAGAGACTGGATGACCCCACTGTGACCTCAGCTAGCACAGGAACAAGCTCTACTGGACTCAGTCGCTTTAATAGTGTCTTGGGCCAGAG ACTtcctcaggaacagacagaaaagaaggaTCAGTCTGCCGTCTCCAACTCTCAGAGCACGACCACAGGCGAGCAGGAGACCAAGCAGAGGCGCAA ATCATATCTGACACCAGTGCGGGATGAGGAGGCAGAGGCACAGAGGAAGGCTCGGTCCCGACACGCTCGTCAGTCCCGCCGCTCCACTCAG GGGGTGACGCTAACAGATCTGCAGGAGGCAGAGAAGACGATGAAGACGGACAACAAAGGGAGAGacaagaaggaggaggaagagaaagagaaagaagcaaaagcgaagaagggagaggagggg GAAGTGAGCTGGAGGTCTCGTATTGCCAGTCTGCAGAAGTCCGACCTGCTGGGCCTCACACAGCCCACTGGCACTCCACGGCCTCAGACATCTGACAGGAGAG ATGTTGAGGCCAGCACAGGGGAGAGTGAGACAGAGCGATGGGCCAGGGAGCgcagggagaggagacaagCTCGGGCCAGAAGGAAGGCACAGAGGACCGGGGAG AGTGATGACAATGATCCCAGTGGAGAGGAAGAGTTCTCAGGCAGTGGGCTGGAtccacag ACAGACCAACACTTGAGTTCCAG GTCGGACATATCCTATAACGACTGTACCCAGGGAGAAGGCTCTGAGACCAAGGATTTTAAGAAG ttgttCGAGGAGGTCTCCAGAGAAAACAGTCAGCTCCAGTCTCAGCTGCAGGACACCCAGAGGATTGTCAGTCAGACTAGACTGGACCTAGAAAAGGCCACACAG AGACAGGAGCGCTTCACTGACTGTTCAGCCTTGCTGGACCTGGAGAGAAAG GACCGGAGGATGTTGGAGCGGCGAAtggcagagctggaggaggagctgaag
- the zmp:0000001167 gene encoding protein phosphatase 1 regulatory subunit 12A isoform X6, whose amino-acid sequence MAATDASRSEAAKQRRQDQLQRWLGSETDRTGSEARETLSGSVTRRAKVRFAQGAVFMAACSAGDREEVAALLRQGADINHANIDGLTALHQACIDENAEMVQFLVESGSDVNRGDNEGWTPLHAAASCGFIQITKYLIEHGAHVGAVNSEGELPLDVATEDAMERLLKAEIKKQGIDVDKARKEEERIMLQDAMAVLAGGGTLTPHPNTKATALHVAAAKGYIEVLKVLLQCGVDVDSMDIDGWTPLHAAAHWGQEEVCIQLADNMCDMGAVNNVGQTPLDVADESLADTLEQLQKKQNALRSLKEKQTPVIEPGPQISMVPVRTRRTSISRMSSKEKICLHEREKHPSPALPSSPAEDEEEEGQTGQSQSQSQGKASSSSSSEEESESESDAESEKVKSREIINNLNNKRNATSLLPTSMSTSTAASQAKKQDPSKPPATEAPGSWRTSLRKAGSSVTLGSAGLPDSSQDPSRPPDTGLGMIRSASSPRLSSEADTKEPRLARVPPIPTRRLFSIPDSSPDNSNSSSYGKRLDDPTVTSASTGTSSTGLSRFNSVLGQRLPQEQTEKKDQSAVSNSQSTTTGEQETKQRRKSYLTPVRDEEAEAQRKARSRHARQSRRSTQGVTLTDLQEAEKTMKTDNKGRDKKEEEEKEKEAKAKKGEEGEVSWRSRIASLQKSDLLGLTQPTGTPRPQTSDRRDVEASTGESETERWARERRERRQARARRKAQRTGESDDNDPSGEEEFSGSGLDPQTDQHLSSRSDISYNDCTQGEGSETKDFKKLFEEVSRENSQLQSQLQDTQRIVSQTRLDLEKATQRQERFTDCSALLDLERKDRRMLERRMAELEEELKVLVDLRADNQRLKDENGALIRVISKLSK is encoded by the exons ATGGCGGCCACTGACGCTTCCCGGTCCGAAGCTGCCAAACAGCGACGGCAGGATCAGCTACAGCGATGGCTGGGCTCGGAGACGGATCGGACGGGATCGGAGGCCCGGGAAACATTGAGCGGTTCAGTGACGCGGCGGGCGAAAGTCCGATTCGCCCAAGGAGCCGTGTTTATGGCCGCCTGCTCCGCCGGAGACCGGGAGGAGGTGGCAGCTCTTCTCCGCCAGGGAGCTGACATCAACCACGCCAACATAGACGGACTGACAGCGCTTCATCAG GCCTGCATTGATGAAAATGCTGAGATGGTGCAGTTTCTGGTGGAGAGCGGGAGTGACGTCAACAGAGGGGACAACGAGGGCTGGACTCCTCTGCACGCTGCAGCATCCTGCGGCTTCATCCAGATCACTAA ATACCTGATAGAGCACGGCGCTCACGTCGGGGCGGTGAACAGTGAAGGAGAGCTTCCTCTTGACGTGGCCACAGAAGACGCCATGGAGAGACTTCTCAAAGCTGAAATCAAAAAACAAG GAATAGACGTGGACAAGGccagaaaggaggaggagaggatcaTGCTCCAGGACGCCATGGCGGTGCTGGCAGGAGGTGGCACTCTCACACCTCACCCAAACACCAAGGCGACCGCTCTGCACGTTGCCGCTGCCAAAGGCTACATCGAAGTCCTGAA GGTGCTGTTACAGTGTGGGGTGGATGTGGACAGCATGGACATAGACGGGTGGACGCCCCTGCATGCAGCAGCTCACTGGGGGCAGGAGGAGGTCTGCATCCAGCTTGCTGACAACATGTGTGATATGGGTGCCGTCAACAATGTG GGCCAAACACCTCTAGACGTTGCAGATGAGAGCCTTGCGGACACACTGGAGCAGCTACAGAAGAAACAGAACGCT TTACGCAGCttgaaagagaaacagactcCTGTTATTGAGCCGGGCCCGCAAATCTCCATGGTACCAGTACGCACACGCAG GACTTCTATCTCTCGTATGAGCAGTAAAGAGAAGATCTGCCTCCATGAGCGCGAGAAGCACCCGTCTCCTGCCCTGCCGAGCAGCCCggctgaggatgaggaggaggaaggccaGACGGGACAGAGTCAATCTCAGAGCCAGGGGAAGGCCTCCAGTAGCTCCAGCTCGGAGGAGGAGAGCGAATCCGAGAGCGATGCAGAGTCCG AGAAAGTGAAAAGCAGAGAGATTATCAACAACTTGAACAACAAACGCAACGCCACCAGCCTGCTTCCTACCTCCATGTCAACGAGTACTGCTGCAAGCCAAGCGAAAAAG CAGGACCCAAGCAAGCCCCCAGCCACTGAGGCCCCAGGATCCTGGAGAACGTCTCTGAGGAAGGCAGGCAGCTCGGTGACTCTGGGCTCAGCCGGACTGCCCGACTCCAGCCAGGACCCCAGCAGACCTCCAGACACTGGCCTGGGAATGATCCGCTCTGCCTCCAGCCCCCGCCTCAGCTCTGAGGCTGACACCAAG GAGCCGAGGCTGGCTCGGGTACCGCCCATTCCAACACGGAGACTCTTCAGTATTCCAGACAGCAGCCCTGACAACTCCAACAG CTCATCTTATGGAAAGAGACTGGATGACCCCACTGTGACCTCAGCTAGCACAGGAACAAGCTCTACTGGACTCAGTCGCTTTAATAGTGTCTTGGGCCAGAG ACTtcctcaggaacagacagaaaagaaggaTCAGTCTGCCGTCTCCAACTCTCAGAGCACGACCACAGGCGAGCAGGAGACCAAGCAGAGGCGCAA ATCATATCTGACACCAGTGCGGGATGAGGAGGCAGAGGCACAGAGGAAGGCTCGGTCCCGACACGCTCGTCAGTCCCGCCGCTCCACTCAG GGGGTGACGCTAACAGATCTGCAGGAGGCAGAGAAGACGATGAAGACGGACAACAAAGGGAGAGacaagaaggaggaggaagagaaagagaaagaagcaaaagcgaagaagggagaggagggg GAAGTGAGCTGGAGGTCTCGTATTGCCAGTCTGCAGAAGTCCGACCTGCTGGGCCTCACACAGCCCACTGGCACTCCACGGCCTCAGACATCTGACAGGAGAG ATGTTGAGGCCAGCACAGGGGAGAGTGAGACAGAGCGATGGGCCAGGGAGCgcagggagaggagacaagCTCGGGCCAGAAGGAAGGCACAGAGGACCGGGGAG AGTGATGACAATGATCCCAGTGGAGAGGAAGAGTTCTCAGGCAGTGGGCTGGAtccacag ACAGACCAACACTTGAGTTCCAG GTCGGACATATCCTATAACGACTGTACCCAGGGAGAAGGCTCTGAGACCAAGGATTTTAAGAAG ttgttCGAGGAGGTCTCCAGAGAAAACAGTCAGCTCCAGTCTCAGCTGCAGGACACCCAGAGGATTGTCAGTCAGACTAGACTGGACCTAGAAAAGGCCACACAG AGACAGGAGCGCTTCACTGACTGTTCAGCCTTGCTGGACCTGGAGAGAAAG GACCGGAGGATGTTGGAGCGGCGAAtggcagagctggaggaggagctgaag
- the zmp:0000001167 gene encoding protein phosphatase 1 regulatory subunit 12A isoform X7, producing the protein MAATDASRSEAAKQRRQDQLQRWLGSETDRTGSEARETLSGSVTRRAKVRFAQGAVFMAACSAGDREEVAALLRQGADINHANIDGLTALHQACIDENAEMVQFLVESGSDVNRGDNEGWTPLHAAASCGFIQITKYLIEHGAHVGAVNSEGELPLDVATEDAMERLLKAEIKKQGIDVDKARKEEERIMLQDAMAVLAGGGTLTPHPNTKATALHVAAAKGYIEVLKVLLQCGVDVDSMDIDGWTPLHAAAHWGQEEVCIQLADNMCDMGAVNNVGQTPLDVADESLADTLEQLQKKQNALRSLKEKQTPVIEPGPQISMVPVRTRSKEKICLHEREKHPSPALPSSPAEDEEEEGQTGQSQSQSQGKASSSSSSEEESESESDAESEKVKSREIINNLNNKRNATSLLPTSMSTSTAASQAKKQDPSKPPATEAPGSWRTSLRKAGSSVTLGSAGLPDSSQDPSRPPDTGLGMIRSASSPRLSSEADTKEPRLARVPPIPTRRLFSIPDSSPDNSNSSSYGKRLDDPTVTSASTGTSSTGLSRFNSVLGQRLPQEQTEKKDQSAVSNSQSTTTGEQETKQRRKSYLTPVRDEEAEAQRKARSRHARQSRRSTQGVTLTDLQEAEKTMKTDNKGRDKKEEEEKEKEAKAKKGEEGEVSWRSRIASLQKSDLLGLTQPTGTPRPQTSDRRDVEASTGESETERWARERRERRQARARRKAQRTGESDDNDPSGEEEFSGSGLDPQTDQHLSSRSDISYNDCTQGEGSETKDFKKLFEEVSRENSQLQSQLQDTQRIVSQTRLDLEKATQRQERFTDCSALLDLERKDRRMLERRMAELEEELKVLVDLRADNQRLKDENGALIRVISKLSK; encoded by the exons ATGGCGGCCACTGACGCTTCCCGGTCCGAAGCTGCCAAACAGCGACGGCAGGATCAGCTACAGCGATGGCTGGGCTCGGAGACGGATCGGACGGGATCGGAGGCCCGGGAAACATTGAGCGGTTCAGTGACGCGGCGGGCGAAAGTCCGATTCGCCCAAGGAGCCGTGTTTATGGCCGCCTGCTCCGCCGGAGACCGGGAGGAGGTGGCAGCTCTTCTCCGCCAGGGAGCTGACATCAACCACGCCAACATAGACGGACTGACAGCGCTTCATCAG GCCTGCATTGATGAAAATGCTGAGATGGTGCAGTTTCTGGTGGAGAGCGGGAGTGACGTCAACAGAGGGGACAACGAGGGCTGGACTCCTCTGCACGCTGCAGCATCCTGCGGCTTCATCCAGATCACTAA ATACCTGATAGAGCACGGCGCTCACGTCGGGGCGGTGAACAGTGAAGGAGAGCTTCCTCTTGACGTGGCCACAGAAGACGCCATGGAGAGACTTCTCAAAGCTGAAATCAAAAAACAAG GAATAGACGTGGACAAGGccagaaaggaggaggagaggatcaTGCTCCAGGACGCCATGGCGGTGCTGGCAGGAGGTGGCACTCTCACACCTCACCCAAACACCAAGGCGACCGCTCTGCACGTTGCCGCTGCCAAAGGCTACATCGAAGTCCTGAA GGTGCTGTTACAGTGTGGGGTGGATGTGGACAGCATGGACATAGACGGGTGGACGCCCCTGCATGCAGCAGCTCACTGGGGGCAGGAGGAGGTCTGCATCCAGCTTGCTGACAACATGTGTGATATGGGTGCCGTCAACAATGTG GGCCAAACACCTCTAGACGTTGCAGATGAGAGCCTTGCGGACACACTGGAGCAGCTACAGAAGAAACAGAACGCT TTACGCAGCttgaaagagaaacagactcCTGTTATTGAGCCGGGCCCGCAAATCTCCATGGTACCAGTACGCACACGCAG TAAAGAGAAGATCTGCCTCCATGAGCGCGAGAAGCACCCGTCTCCTGCCCTGCCGAGCAGCCCggctgaggatgaggaggaggaaggccaGACGGGACAGAGTCAATCTCAGAGCCAGGGGAAGGCCTCCAGTAGCTCCAGCTCGGAGGAGGAGAGCGAATCCGAGAGCGATGCAGAGTCCG AGAAAGTGAAAAGCAGAGAGATTATCAACAACTTGAACAACAAACGCAACGCCACCAGCCTGCTTCCTACCTCCATGTCAACGAGTACTGCTGCAAGCCAAGCGAAAAAG CAGGACCCAAGCAAGCCCCCAGCCACTGAGGCCCCAGGATCCTGGAGAACGTCTCTGAGGAAGGCAGGCAGCTCGGTGACTCTGGGCTCAGCCGGACTGCCCGACTCCAGCCAGGACCCCAGCAGACCTCCAGACACTGGCCTGGGAATGATCCGCTCTGCCTCCAGCCCCCGCCTCAGCTCTGAGGCTGACACCAAG GAGCCGAGGCTGGCTCGGGTACCGCCCATTCCAACACGGAGACTCTTCAGTATTCCAGACAGCAGCCCTGACAACTCCAACAG CTCATCTTATGGAAAGAGACTGGATGACCCCACTGTGACCTCAGCTAGCACAGGAACAAGCTCTACTGGACTCAGTCGCTTTAATAGTGTCTTGGGCCAGAG ACTtcctcaggaacagacagaaaagaaggaTCAGTCTGCCGTCTCCAACTCTCAGAGCACGACCACAGGCGAGCAGGAGACCAAGCAGAGGCGCAA ATCATATCTGACACCAGTGCGGGATGAGGAGGCAGAGGCACAGAGGAAGGCTCGGTCCCGACACGCTCGTCAGTCCCGCCGCTCCACTCAG GGGGTGACGCTAACAGATCTGCAGGAGGCAGAGAAGACGATGAAGACGGACAACAAAGGGAGAGacaagaaggaggaggaagagaaagagaaagaagcaaaagcgaagaagggagaggagggg GAAGTGAGCTGGAGGTCTCGTATTGCCAGTCTGCAGAAGTCCGACCTGCTGGGCCTCACACAGCCCACTGGCACTCCACGGCCTCAGACATCTGACAGGAGAG ATGTTGAGGCCAGCACAGGGGAGAGTGAGACAGAGCGATGGGCCAGGGAGCgcagggagaggagacaagCTCGGGCCAGAAGGAAGGCACAGAGGACCGGGGAG AGTGATGACAATGATCCCAGTGGAGAGGAAGAGTTCTCAGGCAGTGGGCTGGAtccacag ACAGACCAACACTTGAGTTCCAG GTCGGACATATCCTATAACGACTGTACCCAGGGAGAAGGCTCTGAGACCAAGGATTTTAAGAAG ttgttCGAGGAGGTCTCCAGAGAAAACAGTCAGCTCCAGTCTCAGCTGCAGGACACCCAGAGGATTGTCAGTCAGACTAGACTGGACCTAGAAAAGGCCACACAG AGACAGGAGCGCTTCACTGACTGTTCAGCCTTGCTGGACCTGGAGAGAAAG GACCGGAGGATGTTGGAGCGGCGAAtggcagagctggaggaggagctgaag
- the zmp:0000001167 gene encoding protein phosphatase 1 regulatory subunit 12A isoform X1: MAATDASRSEAAKQRRQDQLQRWLGSETDRTGSEARETLSGSVTRRAKVRFAQGAVFMAACSAGDREEVAALLRQGADINHANIDGLTALHQACIDENAEMVQFLVESGSDVNRGDNEGWTPLHAAASCGFIQITKYLIEHGAHVGAVNSEGELPLDVATEDAMERLLKAEIKKQGIDVDKARKEEERIMLQDAMAVLAGGGTLTPHPNTKATALHVAAAKGYIEVLKVLLQCGVDVDSMDIDGWTPLHAAAHWGQEEVCIQLADNMCDMGAVNNVGQTPLDVADESLADTLEQLQKKQNALRSLKEKQTPVIEPGPQISMVPVRTRRTSISRMSSKEKICLHEREKHPSPALPSSPAEDEEEEGQTGQSQSQSQGKASSSSSSEEESESESDAESEKVKSREIINNLNNKRNATSLLPTSMSTSTAASQAKKQDPSKPPATEAPGSWRTSLRKAGSSVTLGSAGLPDSSQDPSRPPDTGLGMIRSASSPRLSSEADTKEPRLARVPPIPTRRLFSIPDSSPDNSNSWLSRSSSYTRRLHSQSGNDLTSSTPSLLLSSSYGKRLDDPTVTSASTGTSSTGLSRFNSVLGQRLPQEQTEKKDQSAVSNSQSTTTGEQETKQRRKSYLTPVRDEEAEAQRKARSRHARQSRRSTQGVTLTDLQEAEKTMKTDNKGRDKKEEEEKEKEAKAKKGEEGEVSWRSRIASLQKSDLLGLTQPTGTPRPQTSDRRDVEASTGESETERWARERRERRQARARRKAQRTGESDDNDPSGEEEFSGSGLDPQTDQHLSSRSDISYNDCTQGEGSETKDFKKLFEEVSRENSQLQSQLQDTQRIVSQTRLDLEKATQRQERFTDCSALLDLERKDRRMLERRMAELEEELKVLVDLRADNQRLKDENGALIRVISKLSK; the protein is encoded by the exons ATGGCGGCCACTGACGCTTCCCGGTCCGAAGCTGCCAAACAGCGACGGCAGGATCAGCTACAGCGATGGCTGGGCTCGGAGACGGATCGGACGGGATCGGAGGCCCGGGAAACATTGAGCGGTTCAGTGACGCGGCGGGCGAAAGTCCGATTCGCCCAAGGAGCCGTGTTTATGGCCGCCTGCTCCGCCGGAGACCGGGAGGAGGTGGCAGCTCTTCTCCGCCAGGGAGCTGACATCAACCACGCCAACATAGACGGACTGACAGCGCTTCATCAG GCCTGCATTGATGAAAATGCTGAGATGGTGCAGTTTCTGGTGGAGAGCGGGAGTGACGTCAACAGAGGGGACAACGAGGGCTGGACTCCTCTGCACGCTGCAGCATCCTGCGGCTTCATCCAGATCACTAA ATACCTGATAGAGCACGGCGCTCACGTCGGGGCGGTGAACAGTGAAGGAGAGCTTCCTCTTGACGTGGCCACAGAAGACGCCATGGAGAGACTTCTCAAAGCTGAAATCAAAAAACAAG GAATAGACGTGGACAAGGccagaaaggaggaggagaggatcaTGCTCCAGGACGCCATGGCGGTGCTGGCAGGAGGTGGCACTCTCACACCTCACCCAAACACCAAGGCGACCGCTCTGCACGTTGCCGCTGCCAAAGGCTACATCGAAGTCCTGAA GGTGCTGTTACAGTGTGGGGTGGATGTGGACAGCATGGACATAGACGGGTGGACGCCCCTGCATGCAGCAGCTCACTGGGGGCAGGAGGAGGTCTGCATCCAGCTTGCTGACAACATGTGTGATATGGGTGCCGTCAACAATGTG GGCCAAACACCTCTAGACGTTGCAGATGAGAGCCTTGCGGACACACTGGAGCAGCTACAGAAGAAACAGAACGCT TTACGCAGCttgaaagagaaacagactcCTGTTATTGAGCCGGGCCCGCAAATCTCCATGGTACCAGTACGCACACGCAG GACTTCTATCTCTCGTATGAGCAGTAAAGAGAAGATCTGCCTCCATGAGCGCGAGAAGCACCCGTCTCCTGCCCTGCCGAGCAGCCCggctgaggatgaggaggaggaaggccaGACGGGACAGAGTCAATCTCAGAGCCAGGGGAAGGCCTCCAGTAGCTCCAGCTCGGAGGAGGAGAGCGAATCCGAGAGCGATGCAGAGTCCG AGAAAGTGAAAAGCAGAGAGATTATCAACAACTTGAACAACAAACGCAACGCCACCAGCCTGCTTCCTACCTCCATGTCAACGAGTACTGCTGCAAGCCAAGCGAAAAAG CAGGACCCAAGCAAGCCCCCAGCCACTGAGGCCCCAGGATCCTGGAGAACGTCTCTGAGGAAGGCAGGCAGCTCGGTGACTCTGGGCTCAGCCGGACTGCCCGACTCCAGCCAGGACCCCAGCAGACCTCCAGACACTGGCCTGGGAATGATCCGCTCTGCCTCCAGCCCCCGCCTCAGCTCTGAGGCTGACACCAAG GAGCCGAGGCTGGCTCGGGTACCGCCCATTCCAACACGGAGACTCTTCAGTATTCCAGACAGCAGCCCTGACAACTCCAACAG tTGGCTAAGCCGTAGCTCCTCTTACACACGGCGCCTTCATAGTCAATCAGGGAATGATCTCACTAGTTCCACCCCCTCTTTGCTTCTCAG CTCATCTTATGGAAAGAGACTGGATGACCCCACTGTGACCTCAGCTAGCACAGGAACAAGCTCTACTGGACTCAGTCGCTTTAATAGTGTCTTGGGCCAGAG ACTtcctcaggaacagacagaaaagaaggaTCAGTCTGCCGTCTCCAACTCTCAGAGCACGACCACAGGCGAGCAGGAGACCAAGCAGAGGCGCAA ATCATATCTGACACCAGTGCGGGATGAGGAGGCAGAGGCACAGAGGAAGGCTCGGTCCCGACACGCTCGTCAGTCCCGCCGCTCCACTCAG GGGGTGACGCTAACAGATCTGCAGGAGGCAGAGAAGACGATGAAGACGGACAACAAAGGGAGAGacaagaaggaggaggaagagaaagagaaagaagcaaaagcgaagaagggagaggagggg GAAGTGAGCTGGAGGTCTCGTATTGCCAGTCTGCAGAAGTCCGACCTGCTGGGCCTCACACAGCCCACTGGCACTCCACGGCCTCAGACATCTGACAGGAGAG ATGTTGAGGCCAGCACAGGGGAGAGTGAGACAGAGCGATGGGCCAGGGAGCgcagggagaggagacaagCTCGGGCCAGAAGGAAGGCACAGAGGACCGGGGAG AGTGATGACAATGATCCCAGTGGAGAGGAAGAGTTCTCAGGCAGTGGGCTGGAtccacag ACAGACCAACACTTGAGTTCCAG GTCGGACATATCCTATAACGACTGTACCCAGGGAGAAGGCTCTGAGACCAAGGATTTTAAGAAG ttgttCGAGGAGGTCTCCAGAGAAAACAGTCAGCTCCAGTCTCAGCTGCAGGACACCCAGAGGATTGTCAGTCAGACTAGACTGGACCTAGAAAAGGCCACACAG AGACAGGAGCGCTTCACTGACTGTTCAGCCTTGCTGGACCTGGAGAGAAAG GACCGGAGGATGTTGGAGCGGCGAAtggcagagctggaggaggagctgaag